In Colletotrichum lupini chromosome 6, complete sequence, a single window of DNA contains:
- a CDS encoding histidine acid phosphatase, which translates to MPIPESEYLSPVWKDGIFNNRVAFVTGGAGSICSAQTRALVRLGANACIIGRNVEKTESMAKDIATARPGAKVIGIGGCDVRNPQSLQDAADRCAKELGGIDFVIAGAAGNFIAPLSGMSPNAFKAVIDIDVLGTFNTVKATIPYLVESAKKNPTPSQNGLTGGRIIFVSATFHWTGMPLQAHVSAAKAAVDALMASVTLEYGPFGVTSNVIAPGPIKDTEGMQRLSSSKQDQAKANAVVPQGRWGVIRDIADSTVYLFSDAGSFVNGQAIPVDGGAWRRQGALAVGTDDDMQYPDFLLKGEISKHPWWGREDHLQQVRGQRNSIDRGWRDCRAAPRTGAEMLAAAKLPPNTLFFLPGRSPSQLISVFQRPDRLTIGGDFRNSLTNWPHELLRRREWHGGGIHPFPPSPAMRISSKTHPLAPPTDLARWMLIHGGSNHARDWGGGMEHLSLNHVAGGTRLREGLEETPDRLSLFNSPYLNGCFHTWAGTRLVCSKLLVVQLVNIEVQQHITNMGLKHLLAMGLPIMPAAAETVLGIYVFHRHGDRTAKKTPPVRFTDLGAYEVYTSGLEYGRLYVRENATHQIRNMSTDDVLPEQLSVTSPTDVVLQSSANAFLQGFYPPSGTVEALANGSSVEAPLGGYQYIPVNAVATASTSTNAESSEWLQGGSGCGKAVVSSNNYFSSPEYAAVDAESRDFYQSLLPVINGTFGAKAATFENAYSIFDLINVARIHNDSIPSDSLLTNATIRSLTDYANIHEWNLAYNESDPIRAVAGKVLAGQVLQALNATLKDAAKSSSVKANIQFGAYASFSSFFGLAQLQKVSADFQTVVDYASSMVFELVTNATSASPAADDVAVRFRFANGSAGINNLTVYPLFGQSETVIPWNTFVTQMRQFAIEDTKTWCTACGNSTGTCATALGLDGSTDANGTGSSGSKGGVSTPVAGVIGALVTLVVILGILGLVMLIGGLRLVKKSKIAKDVPAASTAEQTGGAKH; encoded by the exons ATGCCTATTCCCGAGTCCGAGTATTTGAGTCCGGTCTGGAAGGATGGCATCTTTA ACAACAGAGTCGCCTTTGTCACCGGCGGCGCTGGAAGCATTTGCAGTGCTCAAACTCGCGCTCTTGTCCGCCTAGGAGCAAATGCCTGCATCATCGGCCGCAATGTCGAAAAGACAGAGTCCATGGCAAAGGACATAGCCACAGCCAGGCCTGGTGCAAAGGTCATTGGTATCGGCGGCTGTGATGTTAGAAAT CCCCAAAGCCTGCAAGACGCCGCAGATCGATGCGCCAAGGAGCTCGGCGGCATCGACTTTGTCAT tgcgggagctgctggcaaCTTCATCGCACCCTTGTCCGGCATGAGCCCCAATGCATTCAAGGCGGTCATCGATATTGATGTCTTGGGCACTTTCAACACTGTAAAGGCTACCATTCCCTACCTGGTAGAGTCGGCAAAGAAGAATCCCACGCCCAGCCAAAACGGCCTGACCGGAGGCCGCATCATTTTCGTCTCTGCCACATTCCACTGGACAGGTATGCCGCTGCAAGCACATGTCTCAGCCGCCAAAGCGGCCGTCGATGCTCTCATGGCCTCGGTGACGTTGGAGTATGGCCCGTTCGGAGTCACAAGCAATGTGATTGCCCCCGGGCCGATCAAGGATACGGAGGGCATGCAACGGCTGTCAAGCAGCAAGCAGGACCAGGCCAAGGCCAACGCCGTGGTGCCGCAGGGTCGGTGGGGCGTCATCCGGGACATTGCCGATTCCACCGTCTACCTCTTCAGCGACGCCGGCAGCTTCGTCAACGGTCAAGCAATCCCTGTTGACGGCGGTGCTTGGAGACGCCAGGGTGCACTAGCGGTTGGAACAGATGACGACATGCAATACCCGGATTTCCTTCTAAAGGGAGAAATCTCAAAGCAC CCCTGGTGGGGTAGGGAGGATCACCTCCAGCAAGTCCGCGGACAAAGGAATTCCATCGACCGGGGGTGGAGAGATT GCCGAGCCGCCCCGCGGACGGGAGCGGAGATGCTTGCTGCTGCAAAGCTGCCCCCGAACACACTTTTTTTCTTACCGGGTCGGTCACCAAGCCAACTAATTAGCGTCTTCCAAAGACCGGACAGG CTTACCATTGGCGGAGACTTCAGGAACAGCTTGACTAATTGGCCACACGAATTGCTACGCAGACGTGAGTGGCATGGTGGTGGCATCCATCCATTCCCGCCGTCGCCCGCCATGCGGATAAGCAGCAAGACTCACCCGCTCGCGCCGCCCACG GACCTGGCCCGGTGGATGCTGATCCATGG CGGGTCGAACCATGCTAGGGATTGGGGAGGAGGCATGGAACATTTGTCGCTGAACCATGT GGCCGGCGGTACCCGGCTGCGCGAGGGACTCGAGGAGACTCCCGATCGTCTTAGTCTCTTCAACTCTC CTTATCTCAACGGCTGTTTTCACACTTGGGCGGGTACTCGACTTGTGTGCAGCAAGTTGCTGGTAGTTCAACTGGTTAATATCGA AGTCCAACAACACATCACCAACATGGGACTTAAGCACCTCCTGGCAATGGGCCTGCCCATCATGCCCGCGGCCGCAGAGACCGTCCTCGGCATCTACGTCTTCCACCGCCACGGCGACCGCACAGCCAAGAAGACGCCTCCCGTCCGCTTCACCGACCTCGGCGCCTACGAGGTCTACACCTCCGGCCTGGAATACGGCCGGCTCTACGTCCGCGAAAACGCCACCCACCAGATCCGCAACATGAGCACCGACGACGTCCTCCCGGAGCAGCTCTCCGTCACCTCCCCAACCGACGTTGTCCTGCAGTCCTCGGCCAACGCCTTCCTCCAGGGCTTCTACCCGCCCTCCGGCACCGTCGAGGCCCTCGCCAACGGCTCCAGCGTCGAGGCGCCCCTCGGCGGATACCAGTACATCCCCGTCAACGCCGTCGCCACGGCCTCCACCAGCACAAACGCCGAGAGCAGCGAGTGGCTCCAGGGCGGCAGCGGCTGCGGCAAAGCCGTCGTCAGCTCCAACAACTACTTCTCCTCGCCCGAGTACGCCGCCGTCGACGCCGAGTCCCGCGACTTCTACCAGAGCCTGCTGCCCGTCATCAACGGCACGTTCGGCGCAAAGGCCGCAACCTTTGAAAACGCCTACTCCATCTTCGACCTCATCAACGTCGCCAGGATCCACAACGACAGCATCCCCTCCGATTCCCTCCTCACCAACGCCACCATCCGCTCGCTGACCGACTACGCCAACATCCACGAGTGGAACCTTGCCTACAACGAGAGCGACCCCATCCGCGCCGTCGCCGGCAAGGTGCTGGCCGGCCAGGTCCTCCAGGCCCTCAACGCGACGCTCAAGGACGCAGCAAAGTCCTCCTCCGTCAAGGCCAACATCCAGTTCGGCGCCTACGCCAGCTTCTCGTCCTTCTTCGGCCTCGCCCAACTGCAAAAGGTCTCGGCCGACTTCCAGACCGTCGTCGACTACGCTTCCTCCATGGTCTTTGAGCTCGTCACCAACGCCACCTCCGCCAGCCCCGCCGCCGACGACGTCGCTGTCCGCTTCCGCTTCGCTAACGGCTCCGCCGGCATTAACAACCTCACCGTCTACCCGCTCTTTGGACAGTCCGAGACCGTGATTCCCTGGAACACTTTCGTTACTCAGATGCGCCAGTTCGCTATTGAGGACACTAAGACCTGGTGCACCGCCTGCGGCAACTCCACCGGCACCTGCGCCACGGCCCTGGGTCTGGATGGCAGCACCGACGCCAACGGAACCGGCTCAAGCGGTAGCAAGGGAGGCGTCTCGACTCCCGTGGCGGGCGTCATCGGCGCGCTGGTGACGCTGGTCGTGATCCTGGGCATCCTCGGCCTCGTCATGCTCATCGGTGGCCTGCGTCTGGTCAAGAAGTCCAAGATCGCAAAGGATGTCCCTGCCGCTTCTACTGCGGAGCAGACTGGTGGTGCCAAGCACTGA